One stretch of Weissella koreensis KACC 15510 DNA includes these proteins:
- a CDS encoding recombinase family protein, whose product MTKYVRIGYARVSLAEKQNLGLELQVRALKKSGCKTIFKEEVSGTLDERKQMQKAIDLSKDYSRQGYNVIFYIYKLDRLGRHSSRAIQIIEDLNKNGVEVVSIKEQFDTSTPVGVLQYQMLATFAEFELNTIRQRTKEGLEQARLNGKKLGRPALSQSTKEQIIDLYSNSDFSVVDIAQQVNVGVSTIYKIIKISGINNRRKK is encoded by the coding sequence ATGACTAAATACGTAAGAATTGGTTATGCTCGTGTGTCTTTAGCTGAAAAGCAAAACTTGGGTTTGGAATTACAAGTGAGAGCTTTAAAAAAATCAGGTTGTAAAACAATTTTTAAAGAAGAGGTTAGTGGTACTCTTGATGAAAGAAAGCAAATGCAAAAAGCTATAGATCTGTCAAAAGATTATAGTAGGCAAGGATATAATGTAATATTTTATATTTACAAATTGGACCGTTTGGGTCGTCATTCTAGTCGAGCTATTCAAATTATAGAAGATTTAAATAAAAATGGCGTAGAAGTAGTTAGTATCAAAGAACAATTTGATACATCCACTCCAGTAGGTGTTTTGCAATATCAAATGTTAGCAACTTTTGCTGAATTTGAATTAAATACAATCAGACAACGTACTAAGGAAGGCTTAGAACAAGCACGGTTAAATGGTAAAAAGCTAGGGCGCCCCGCTTTATCACAAAGTACTAAGGAACAAATTATTGATTTATATAGTAATTCTGATTTTTCGGTTGTAGATATTGCGCAACAAGTTAATGTAGGTGTATCAACTATATATAAAATTATAAAAATATCCGGAATAAATAATAGACGAAAAAAATGA
- the wecB gene encoding non-hydrolyzing UDP-N-acetylglucosamine 2-epimerase translates to MNKIKVMFVFGTRPEAIKMAPIILALKQQQERFEEITVITAQHRQMLDQVLNIFKIKPDYDLNIMQKQQSLSQITSNVMINLDPIIEKEHPNIILVHGDTTTTFAASLSAFYHQIMVGHVEAGLRTWDKYSPFPEEMNRQMTDVLSDIYFAPTTLSKENLMLENHSKDHIYVTGNTAIDALKQTVQEEYVNHPYELKKDDNRMILVTMHRRENQGDPMRRVFGAIREVVDQYTDVEVVYPVHLSPIVQKLAHEVLGEHDRIHLVEPMDVIDFHNIAAQSYFIMTDSGGVQEEAPSLGKPVLVLRETTERPEGVSAGTLKLVGTEASQVKDAMKDLLDNSASYHKMAAAKNPYGDGHASGYILNAIIKELG, encoded by the coding sequence ATGAATAAGATAAAAGTTATGTTTGTTTTTGGGACACGTCCGGAAGCAATTAAAATGGCTCCGATTATTTTAGCTTTAAAGCAACAACAGGAACGTTTTGAGGAGATTACAGTTATTACGGCACAACATCGTCAAATGTTAGACCAAGTTTTGAATATATTTAAAATAAAACCAGATTACGATCTAAATATTATGCAAAAGCAACAATCTCTTAGTCAAATTACTAGTAACGTAATGATTAATCTTGATCCTATAATAGAAAAAGAACACCCAAATATTATCTTAGTACATGGAGATACGACGACGACTTTCGCGGCTAGTTTGAGTGCTTTTTATCATCAAATAATGGTTGGTCATGTTGAAGCGGGGCTACGAACATGGGATAAATACAGCCCTTTTCCTGAAGAAATGAATCGGCAAATGACGGACGTTTTAAGTGATATATATTTTGCCCCTACGACATTAAGTAAAGAAAATTTGATGTTAGAAAATCATTCAAAGGATCATATTTATGTTACAGGTAACACGGCCATTGATGCGTTAAAACAGACAGTTCAAGAAGAATATGTTAATCATCCGTATGAGTTGAAAAAAGATGATAACCGCATGATTTTGGTAACTATGCATCGACGAGAAAATCAGGGAGATCCTATGCGAAGGGTATTTGGTGCTATTCGTGAGGTAGTAGATCAATATACTGATGTAGAAGTGGTTTATCCTGTACATTTAAGTCCCATTGTTCAAAAATTGGCTCATGAAGTGCTAGGTGAGCACGATAGAATTCATTTAGTAGAGCCGATGGATGTAATTGACTTTCATAATATCGCAGCACAAAGCTACTTTATAATGACAGATTCAGGGGGAGTTCAAGAAGAGGCACCATCACTTGGGAAACCAGTTTTAGTCTTGCGAGAGACAACTGAGCGTCCAGAAGGTGTATCAGCTGGAACCTTGAAATTAGTTGGGACTGAAGCTAGTCAGGTTAAAGATGCTATGAAAGATTTATTAGACAATTCAGCGTCTTATCATAAAATGGCAGCAGCAAAGAATCCATACGGAGACGGACACGCATCTGGGTACATATTAAATGCAATTATAAAAGAATTGGGTTAA
- a CDS encoding O-antigen ligase family protein: MPIIENLNGVFLGHHVSDVYRILMIFVVLLFLFVSSDVVYMQTFEMIGVLLTYLTIAVLQMLVIYHSSVPFLSDLKSLSRIMLSFLYFAYFYKANLLGLISQKDIKVYLTIISFLYALMMFIPFLMGSGLATYDVQGSGLLSAKEGIGFKGYFVEVNSLSAILMGLLVFLGEEVLSYIKIANRRNIIVNGFLFLAVLISLLLTATKTGMIFGIVYPTFLILRSLVDHKVSTKVKKNILITIVVIMILAWPSIIPTLSNSVNGLVSRGMYFYQQMDGNIVQFITSNRSNFVRDNFNEMIQSGNFFFIHFLGTGYYSNPQNVLMRRVVTEMDIFDFYFSYGLIGCLVYINYFKESFKNFWNRSKDSVSWMLVTMFVYSMFGGHVFVNAMSSSILAIAYAYFVIDDSKGKEALE, translated from the coding sequence ATGCCCATTATTGAGAACTTAAATGGAGTGTTTTTAGGACATCATGTATCAGATGTATATAGAATTTTAATGATTTTTGTGGTGCTTTTATTTTTGTTTGTGTCTAGTGATGTTGTATACATGCAGACGTTTGAAATGATAGGTGTTTTGCTTACTTATTTGACTATAGCTGTATTGCAGATGTTAGTTATTTATCATTCATCAGTTCCCTTTTTGAGTGATTTAAAATCATTATCTAGAATTATGTTGTCTTTTCTATACTTTGCATATTTTTATAAAGCTAATCTTTTAGGTCTGATTAGTCAGAAAGATATTAAAGTGTATCTTACAATTATTAGTTTTTTATATGCGTTGATGATGTTCATCCCATTTCTTATGGGAAGTGGTTTGGCTACTTATGATGTTCAAGGTAGTGGTTTGTTATCGGCTAAAGAAGGTATTGGATTTAAAGGCTACTTTGTGGAAGTCAACTCGTTATCAGCTATATTAATGGGATTATTGGTGTTTTTAGGCGAAGAAGTTCTTAGCTATATCAAAATAGCAAATCGTAGAAATATCATTGTAAATGGATTTTTATTTCTTGCGGTATTAATTTCTCTATTGTTAACTGCTACGAAAACTGGAATGATTTTCGGAATCGTTTATCCTACTTTTTTGATTTTAAGATCTCTTGTAGATCATAAAGTATCAACAAAAGTTAAGAAAAATATTTTGATAACCATTGTAGTTATTATGATTTTGGCATGGCCATCGATTATACCAACACTTTCTAATTCGGTAAATGGATTGGTGTCGCGAGGAATGTATTTTTATCAACAAATGGATGGTAATATTGTCCAATTTATTACAAGTAATCGATCAAACTTTGTACGAGATAATTTCAATGAAATGATCCAATCTGGTAATTTTTTCTTTATACATTTTTTGGGTACTGGATATTATTCAAATCCACAAAATGTTTTGATGAGACGGGTCGTTACTGAAATGGATATTTTTGATTTTTATTTTAGTTATGGTCTGATTGGCTGTTTAGTGTATATAAATTATTTCAAAGAAAGTTTTAAAAATTTCTGGAATAGATCAAAAGATAGTGTTAGTTGGATGCTGGTGACTATGTTTGTTTATAGCATGTTTGGTGGCCATGTGTTCGTTAATGCAATGTCAAGTAGCATTTTAGCTATTGCATATGCCTATTTTGTTATTGATGATTCAAAAGGAAAGGAGGCATTGGAATGA
- a CDS encoding sugar transferase, whose amino-acid sequence MYIEGNDKDHWAYLIEKRCFDLVCSTLGLLVLSPIFLIIMVAIKFEDPKGYIFFSQMRVGKNGNVFKMYKFRSMKVDAEKELVKLKDKNEVKGAMFKMKNDPRVTTVGKFLRRTSLDELPQLVNVLIGDMSLVGPRPPLPNEVLKYSSREKKRLRVKPGCSGLWQVSGRNELSFDEMIELDFKYITQRSFGLDLMIVLKTIVQMIRPRGAY is encoded by the coding sequence ATGTATATTGAGGGAAATGATAAGGATCATTGGGCATATTTAATTGAGAAGCGTTGTTTTGATCTTGTATGCTCAACCTTGGGATTGCTGGTGTTGTCGCCTATCTTTTTGATTATTATGGTAGCAATTAAATTTGAAGACCCCAAAGGATATATATTTTTTTCACAAATGAGAGTTGGAAAAAATGGAAACGTATTTAAAATGTATAAATTCAGATCCATGAAGGTTGATGCGGAGAAAGAACTAGTAAAGCTAAAAGATAAGAATGAAGTTAAGGGCGCCATGTTTAAGATGAAAAATGACCCGCGAGTAACAACTGTGGGCAAATTTTTAAGAAGAACTAGTTTAGATGAGTTGCCCCAATTAGTGAATGTTTTGATTGGAGATATGAGTTTGGTTGGCCCTCGTCCGCCTTTGCCAAATGAGGTACTAAAATACTCATCGCGTGAAAAAAAACGTCTTAGGGTTAAGCCAGGATGTTCAGGATTGTGGCAAGTTAGCGGAAGAAATGAATTGAGTTTTGATGAAATGATTGAATTAGATTTTAAGTATATTACACAAAGAAGTTTTGGATTAGATCTTATGATCGTCTTGAAAACAATTGTTCAAATGATTAGACCAAGAGGGGCATATTAG
- a CDS encoding acyltransferase translates to MKNISISDNSSIGDRSQIIAAAKIKIGSNVMMGPEVLILTQNHNIVGQNKLLIEGGVNKKAVYIGDDVWIGARSIILPGAKLNPGVIVAAGSIVVGKEYPAYAIIGGNPAKVIKYRKESDQDVLNE, encoded by the coding sequence ATGAAAAACATATCAATTAGTGATAATTCTAGTATTGGTGATCGTAGTCAAATTATTGCTGCAGCTAAAATTAAAATTGGATCAAATGTAATGATGGGGCCGGAAGTTTTAATTTTGACACAAAATCATAATATCGTAGGACAGAATAAGTTATTAATTGAAGGAGGAGTAAATAAGAAAGCTGTTTATATTGGGGACGATGTCTGGATTGGGGCAAGAAGTATTATTTTACCGGGTGCTAAATTAAATCCAGGGGTCATAGTCGCAGCTGGTTCTATAGTTGTAGGCAAGGAATACCCGGCATATGCGATCATTGGTGGAAATCCAGCTAAAGTGATTAAATATCGTAAAGAAAGTGATCAGGATGTATTAAATGAATAA
- a CDS encoding YveK family protein has protein sequence MVNMEKLGTSVLKIILKKYSVYILLLAIISGGITTFIVEKISPSQYIATNQVIISPKTNDAQMDLKYVSTYKELLTNEIILDKVHNNLKRSNINRSTHDLQKELTILTDTDSQIVTIQVADNSKNESIKIVNAFGLVAQDELPKLITTNKSKLLNGTDQAYRIGNINKMQLMLITSTIFFVFYFLIIVRIIFKRNKLFFPEQVADILRTKRLYQFN, from the coding sequence ATGGTAAATATGGAAAAGTTAGGTACAAGTGTCCTGAAAATTATTTTAAAAAAATACAGTGTATATATATTATTGTTAGCTATCATTTCAGGAGGAATTACTACTTTTATAGTTGAAAAAATTTCACCAAGTCAATATATTGCGACAAATCAGGTGATTATTTCACCAAAAACTAATGATGCACAAATGGATCTTAAATATGTCAGTACGTATAAAGAATTGTTAACAAATGAGATCATTTTGGACAAAGTCCATAATAATCTCAAGCGTAGCAATATTAATCGTAGTACACATGATCTTCAGAAAGAATTGACAATTTTAACAGATACTGATTCTCAAATCGTAACGATTCAAGTTGCAGATAATTCAAAAAATGAAAGCATTAAGATAGTGAATGCTTTTGGGTTAGTGGCGCAAGATGAGTTGCCAAAGTTAATTACGACTAATAAAAGTAAGCTTTTGAATGGAACTGATCAAGCCTATCGAATAGGAAATATAAATAAAATGCAATTAATGCTGATAACTAGTACGATATTTTTTGTTTTTTACTTCCTTATAATTGTTCGAATTATTTTTAAGAGGAATAAATTGTTTTTCCCTGAACAAGTGGCGGATATTTTGAGAACTAAAAGGCTATATCAGTTTAATTGA